A genomic region of Oncorhynchus mykiss isolate Arlee chromosome 16, USDA_OmykA_1.1, whole genome shotgun sequence contains the following coding sequences:
- the LOC110492249 gene encoding OTU domain-containing protein 3, which translates to MSRKQTGKPLRGSNRKCDAERKRDDRVTRRAIAKDRKNRPQDGDEGEEFVSFSNQLQALGLKLREVPGDGNCLFRALGDQLEGHSRGHLRLRQETVQYMMAHRQDFEPFVEDDVPFAQHLSNLSQPGTFAGNDAIVAFARSQQLKVVIHQLNTPLWEINGSEKLVGRELHIAYRYGDHYDSVRPIGDNSESPAQLRLENLHNSSGQREFGDGQRDRRKAPSPTPSEEDNVILSSLKNRGPNCEEENLFQLSAATINAEWLVDSELAVQVCHGQCASGSCSACRQAATECSEHKAPPDGGNIHTSKASNKQRKEQQRLEKKKRQEERHRQKVLQSKGTPDQNQNLSEPVTLVPALNTLSI; encoded by the exons ATGTCTAGGAAGCAGACAGGAAAGCCACTGCGTGGCAGCAACAGAAAGTGTGATGCGGAGCGAAAGCGGGATGACCGGGTCACACGCAGGGCAATCGCCAAGGACCGCAAGAACCGGCCCCAGGACGGGGACGAGGGAGAGGAGTTTGTCAGCTTCTCCAACCAGCTCCAAGCGCTGGGGCTCAAACTGAGAGAGGTGCCTGGAGATGG TAACTGCCTGTTCCGGGCTCTGGGTGACCAATTGGAGGGACACTCTCGAGGACACCTGCGCCTGCGCCAGGAGACTGTGCAGTACATGATGGCACACCGGCAGGACTTTGAGCCCTTTGTGGAGGATGATGTGCCCTTCGCCCAGCATT TGTCAAACCTCTCCCAGCCTGGTACGTTTGCTGGCAATGATGCCATCGTGGCGTTCGCCCGTAGTCAACAGCTCAAGGTGGTCATTCATCAGCTCAACACCCCACTGTGGGAG ATAAATGGCTCTGAGAAGCTGGTTGGCCGAGAGCTACACATTGCCTATCGCTATGGAGACCATTACGACAGTGTACGACCAATCGGTGACAACTCTGAGAGCCCTGCTCAGCTGCGTTTAGAG AATCTTCATAATTCGAGTGGGCAGCGTGAGTTTGGTGACGGCCAGAGGGACAGACGGAAAGCCCCCTCGCCCACCCCCTCCGAGGAAGACAATGTGATCCTAAGTTCCCTGAAGAACAGGGGCCCAAACT GTGAAGAGGAGAATCTATTTCAGTTGAGTGCCGCCACCATCAACGCTGAGTGGCTGGTGGATTCTGAGCTAGCTGTCCAAGTGTGTCACGGCCAGTGTGCCTCTGGTTCATGCTCAGCGTGTAGACAGGCAGCGACAGAGTGCAGTGAGCACAAAGCACCACCAGATGGAGGCAACATACACACATCCAAG GCTTCAAACAAGCAGAGGAAAGAGCAGCAGCGCTTGGAAAAGAAAAAGCGACAGGAGGAAAGACATCGACAGAAGGTTCTTCAAAGCAAAGGAACACCTGACCAAAACCAGAACCTCTCGGAGCCTGTCACTCTAGTGCCAGCTCTAAATACACTTAGTATATAG